The Virgibacillus sp. MSP4-1 genome has a segment encoding these proteins:
- a CDS encoding NYN domain-containing protein: MDVLIVDGYNIIGAWPELQVLRDKDLAQARELLTEKMADYQAYTGSRVMIVFDAYGVQGMETKNKHRNVQVIYTREHETADERIEKLVGEIKNIKTKVYVATSDYTEQRTIFAQGAFRLSARELLIETENIESEIEQDVKVRHSVQTRAKIPIDKDVLEIFEKWRRGKK; this comes from the coding sequence ATGGATGTGCTAATTGTGGATGGATATAATATCATTGGTGCCTGGCCCGAACTGCAGGTTTTGAGAGATAAGGATCTGGCACAGGCCCGTGAGCTTCTGACAGAAAAAATGGCTGATTATCAAGCTTACACCGGCTCCCGCGTCATGATTGTTTTTGATGCTTATGGTGTACAGGGAATGGAAACGAAAAATAAACATCGAAATGTACAGGTGATTTATACCCGGGAACATGAAACAGCAGACGAACGGATTGAAAAGCTGGTAGGGGAGATCAAAAATATTAAGACAAAGGTTTATGTGGCTACCTCTGATTACACAGAGCAGCGCACGATTTTTGCTCAGGGGGCATTCCGGCTCTCGGCAAGGGAATTACTGATAGAAACGGAAAACATAGAAAGTGAAATTGAGCAGGATGTGAAGGTGAGACACTCTGTCCAGACCAGGGCAAAAATTCCGATTGATAAAGATGTTTTAGAAATCTTTGAAAAGTGGAGAAGAGGCAAGAAGTAA
- the sigH gene encoding RNA polymerase sporulation sigma factor SigH — protein MDLEHTSDEILVELVHHGNSQALEYLINKYRNFVRAKARTYFLIGADREDIVQEGMIGLYKAIRDYQEDKLSSFKAFAELCVTRQIITAIKTATRQKHIPLNSYVSLDKPIYDEESDRTLLDVLEGSKTMDPEQLILTRERYGDMEDKMSEILSDLEKEVLNLYLDGRSYQEISAELNRHVKSIDNALQRVKRKLERYLELNGLTP, from the coding sequence ATTGATTTAGAGCATACTTCAGATGAAATATTAGTGGAGCTTGTTCATCATGGGAATAGTCAGGCGCTGGAGTACTTAATTAACAAGTACCGTAATTTTGTACGTGCAAAAGCAAGGACTTATTTTTTAATTGGGGCAGATCGTGAGGATATTGTACAGGAAGGTATGATTGGTCTTTACAAAGCTATACGGGATTATCAGGAGGACAAGCTATCTTCTTTTAAAGCCTTCGCAGAACTTTGTGTAACCAGACAAATTATTACCGCTATTAAAACCGCTACCAGGCAAAAGCATATTCCGCTTAACTCCTATGTATCCCTGGACAAGCCTATTTATGATGAAGAGTCTGATCGTACATTACTGGATGTATTGGAAGGTTCAAAGACGATGGACCCTGAACAGCTAATCCTCACACGGGAACGCTATGGGGATATGGAAGATAAGATGAGCGAAATCTTAAGTGACCTGGAAAAAGAGGTGCTGAATTTGTATCTGGATGGTCGCTCCTATCAGGAGATTTCCGCAGAATTAAATCGTCATGTAAAATCAATAGACAATGCACTGCAGCGAGTGAAACGCAAACTGGAACGATATTTGGAGCTGAATGGACTAACCCCCTAG
- the rpmG gene encoding 50S ribosomal protein L33 — MRKKIILACSECHNRNYTTYKNSKSDSDRLVIKKYCRQCGKQTLHSETK, encoded by the coding sequence GTGCGTAAGAAAATTATCTTGGCTTGTTCAGAATGCCATAATCGAAATTATACAACTTATAAAAATAGCAAATCAGATTCAGATAGACTTGTAATAAAAAAATATTGCAGGCAATGTGGAAAGCAAACACTCCATTCAGAAACAAAATAA
- the secE gene encoding preprotein translocase subunit SecE, whose translation MKFLKDVVREMKKVSWPKGKELTRYSITVVTTVAFVTVFFAVVDLGISQILELFFE comes from the coding sequence ATGAAGTTTTTGAAAGATGTCGTTCGTGAAATGAAGAAGGTTAGCTGGCCTAAAGGCAAAGAGCTGACCCGTTACTCGATTACAGTTGTGACAACCGTTGCATTTGTAACCGTATTTTTTGCCGTTGTAGATTTAGGCATTTCACAAATATTAGAACTGTTTTTTGAATAA
- the nusG gene encoding transcription termination/antitermination protein NusG: MEKNWYVVHTYSGYENKVKTNLEKRVETMGMQDKIFRVLVPEEEETEIKNGKRKTNKKKVFPGYVIAEMVMTDDSWYVVRNTPGVTGFVGSTGSGTKPIPLLPEEVDTILKRLGIDEPVTDIDIEINENVRVTDGPFANFAGTVEQIDLDKQKIKVHVNMFGRETPVELEFSQVEKL; this comes from the coding sequence ATGGAAAAGAATTGGTATGTCGTTCATACGTATTCAGGGTATGAAAATAAAGTAAAAACAAATTTAGAGAAGCGTGTAGAAACCATGGGGATGCAGGATAAAATTTTTCGAGTTCTGGTTCCTGAAGAGGAAGAAACGGAGATTAAGAATGGGAAACGGAAAACCAATAAAAAGAAAGTTTTCCCGGGCTATGTAATTGCTGAAATGGTGATGACGGATGACTCATGGTATGTTGTACGTAATACACCTGGTGTAACAGGTTTTGTCGGTTCAACCGGATCTGGAACGAAGCCTATCCCTCTCTTACCGGAAGAAGTAGACACCATTTTGAAGCGCCTGGGTATTGATGAACCTGTGACCGATATTGATATTGAAATTAATGAAAATGTTCGTGTAACAGACGGACCGTTTGCCAATTTCGCTGGCACAGTGGAGCAGATTGATCTGGATAAACAAAAAATCAAGGTCCATGTAAATATGTTTGGAAGGGAAACCCCTGTAGAACTGGAATTTTCACAGGTGGAAAAACTATAA
- the rplK gene encoding 50S ribosomal protein L11, which produces MAKKVIKVVKLQIPAGKANPAPPVGPALGQAGINIMGFCKEFNARTQEQAGMIIPVEITVFEDRSFTFVTKTPPAAVLLKDAAGIKSGSGEPNRNKVATVKRDKVREIAETKMPDLNAANVEAAVRMVEGTARSMGIVIED; this is translated from the coding sequence GTGGCTAAAAAAGTAATTAAAGTTGTTAAATTGCAAATTCCTGCAGGTAAAGCGAACCCGGCTCCACCAGTAGGTCCTGCATTGGGTCAGGCTGGTATTAATATCATGGGATTCTGTAAGGAATTTAACGCTCGTACGCAGGAACAAGCTGGTATGATTATTCCGGTTGAAATTACGGTTTTTGAAGACCGTTCATTTACATTTGTAACGAAAACCCCACCTGCTGCAGTTCTATTGAAGGACGCGGCCGGTATCAAGTCAGGATCAGGTGAACCAAACCGCAATAAAGTTGCGACTGTAAAACGCGATAAAGTACGCGAAATTGCAGAGACAAAAATGCCTGATTTAAATGCTGCTAACGTGGAAGCTGCTGTGCGTATGGTTGAAGGAACCGCGCGTAGTATGGGTATTGTAATTGAGGACTAA
- the rplA gene encoding 50S ribosomal protein L1, whose protein sequence is MAKKSKKHAEALKLVDRSKAYEINEAVEVVKKAATANFDESVEAAFRLGVDPKKADQQIRGAMVLPHGTGKTQRVLVFAKGDKAKEAEAAGADYVGEQDYINKINQGWFDFDVVVATPDMMAEVGKLGRVLGPKGLMPNPKTGTVTFEVEKAVNEIKAGKVEYRVDKSGNIHVPIGKVSFEDQKLVENLEAVVEQVVKAKPQSSKGIYMRNVSISSTMGPGVHVDVSKYL, encoded by the coding sequence ATGGCTAAAAAAAGCAAAAAGCATGCAGAAGCTTTAAAGCTTGTGGATCGCTCAAAAGCATATGAAATAAATGAAGCTGTTGAAGTTGTGAAAAAGGCTGCAACAGCAAACTTCGATGAATCTGTTGAAGCTGCTTTTCGTCTGGGCGTAGATCCTAAGAAAGCAGATCAGCAAATCCGCGGAGCAATGGTGCTTCCACACGGAACCGGTAAAACTCAGCGCGTATTAGTATTCGCTAAGGGGGATAAGGCCAAGGAAGCAGAAGCTGCAGGAGCTGATTATGTAGGAGAGCAGGACTACATCAATAAAATTAACCAGGGATGGTTTGATTTTGATGTTGTTGTAGCAACTCCTGATATGATGGCTGAAGTAGGTAAACTTGGTCGTGTGTTAGGACCTAAAGGACTAATGCCAAACCCTAAAACCGGCACTGTTACTTTTGAAGTAGAAAAAGCAGTTAACGAAATTAAAGCTGGTAAGGTTGAATACCGTGTTGATAAGTCCGGTAACATCCATGTACCAATCGGGAAAGTATCCTTTGAAGATCAAAAGCTTGTAGAAAACCTTGAAGCTGTTGTTGAGCAGGTTGTTAAGGCTAAGCCGCAATCTTCCAAAGGTATTTACATGCGCAACGTATCTATTTCTTCAACAATGGGACCTGGCGTACACGTGGACGTTTCTAAATATCTATAA
- the rplJ gene encoding 50S ribosomal protein L10 gives MSQIIEHKKQIVSEIADQLKDSKTTLLVDYRGLDVEEVTELRQQLREADVDFKVYKNTMTRRATEETGFQELDEVLVGPTALAFGKDDVVAPAKIINNFAKEHQDLEIKGGIIEGNVATLDQIKELADLPSYEGLLSMLLNVLQAPVRNFAYATKAIADQKDEEEGA, from the coding sequence GTGAGCCAAATCATCGAACACAAAAAACAAATTGTTTCCGAGATTGCTGATCAACTAAAAGACAGCAAAACCACTCTTCTTGTTGATTACCGCGGACTTGATGTTGAAGAAGTAACTGAACTCCGTCAACAGCTGCGTGAAGCAGACGTGGATTTTAAAGTTTACAAAAACACAATGACTCGCCGTGCAACAGAAGAGACAGGCTTTCAGGAACTTGACGAAGTGTTAGTTGGACCAACAGCCCTAGCATTTGGTAAGGATGATGTTGTAGCTCCGGCTAAAATTATAAATAATTTCGCTAAAGAGCATCAGGATTTAGAAATTAAAGGCGGAATTATTGAGGGGAACGTAGCAACTCTTGATCAAATCAAAGAGCTTGCCGATCTTCCATCCTACGAAGGTCTTCTATCCATGCTGCTTAACGTGCTTCAGGCACCAGTACGCAACTTCGCATATGCTACAAAAGCTATTGCGGATCAAAAGGATGAAGAAGAAGGGGCTTAA
- the rplL gene encoding 50S ribosomal protein L7/L12: MTKEQIIDAIKEMSVLELNDLVKAIEEEFGVTAAAPVAVAGGAAGGEAAEEKTEFDVELSDAGSSKIKVVKAVREITGLGLKDAKDLVDNAPKPVKEGASKEEAEEIKGKLEEAGASVELK, translated from the coding sequence TTGACTAAAGAACAAATTATTGACGCAATTAAAGAAATGTCCGTTCTTGAACTGAACGATTTAGTTAAAGCAATTGAAGAAGAATTTGGTGTAACAGCTGCTGCACCTGTTGCTGTAGCTGGTGGCGCTGCAGGTGGAGAAGCTGCTGAAGAGAAAACAGAATTTGATGTTGAACTTTCAGATGCAGGTTCTTCCAAGATTAAAGTTGTTAAAGCTGTACGTGAAATCACAGGTCTTGGCCTGAAAGATGCTAAAGATCTAGTAGATAACGCACCAAAGCCTGTTAAAGAAGGTGCTTCTAAAGAAGAAGCTGAAGAAATCAAAGGTAAACTTGAAGAAGCTGGTGCTTCTGTAGAATTGAAGTAA
- a CDS encoding class I SAM-dependent methyltransferase: protein MSEHYYSTDPSSKSNPATWTYRLRNHPLQFTSDIGVFSKGGVDFGSGVLIENFEEPQAEGDFLDLGCGYGPIGLSLAKSFPHRHVFMSDINKRALGLAVQNAEQNGISNVTVLESDLYAAFDQQKFAAILTNPPIRAGKKVVHTILEKSYDCIKRGGALWVVIQKKQGAPSAKKKLEEIFSEVSVMKKDKGYYLLRAVKFD from the coding sequence TTGTCAGAGCATTATTATTCAACAGATCCTTCAAGTAAAAGTAACCCTGCAACTTGGACATACAGACTTCGAAACCATCCATTACAATTCACTTCGGATATTGGTGTTTTTTCAAAGGGCGGGGTTGATTTTGGTTCGGGCGTTCTAATAGAAAACTTCGAAGAGCCACAAGCAGAAGGTGATTTTCTGGACCTTGGCTGTGGTTATGGGCCCATAGGACTAAGCCTTGCAAAATCCTTTCCGCACAGACACGTTTTTATGAGTGATATCAACAAAAGAGCGTTAGGATTAGCTGTGCAGAATGCTGAACAGAATGGAATTTCAAATGTTACGGTTTTAGAGAGTGATTTATATGCGGCATTCGATCAGCAAAAGTTTGCAGCGATTCTTACCAATCCGCCAATCCGCGCGGGTAAAAAAGTGGTTCATACAATACTTGAAAAAAGTTATGATTGTATAAAGAGAGGTGGTGCCTTGTGGGTAGTGATTCAAAAGAAACAGGGCGCTCCATCTGCAAAGAAAAAATTAGAAGAAATTTTTTCGGAAGTAAGTGTGATGAAGAAAGATAAAGGTTATTATCTTTTAAGAGCAGTAAAGTTTGACTGA